ATTCCCGAGTCCTATCTCCGGGTCAAAGCGACCCTGATCGGCTTCGATCGTCTACCCTTCGATCGCGCCAAGAGTGCCGCGGCGGAGCTCTACCATCTGATCGCAGCCTACCTTCCGGACGCCGAGGCCGAGGACGTTCCTTCGGGCGGTACGGCGCACGAGCGGCTCACGCAAACCGATGCGCGCAGCGACCCTGCAACGTCGGCCCCGCTCCAACTCTGGGTCGAAGCGGCCAGCACCTCGTCCGCGGCCTGAGATCCTCCGGTGCGAACCGACACAACATAAGGGATTGAGCTGACAGATCGCCCACAATATCTTGTGTCCCGGTACTGGACATCCGTGACAAAAGCCCTAAACTCCCAGGTCACGCGCCGACCAGACCGACCACCGACATTTTGGCTGACAGCCCTCGTCAACCGACCGCACGCCGAAGCCGTCAACCGAATCCCATCGAGGAGACACACGATGCTGAACTGGGACGATCCACTCGCCACGACCGGACCCGCCGCCCGCGCGCCCCGAGGGACCTTTGTCGTTGATCCGACCGACGCCGCCGAGGATTGGTCCGACGGCCCCACGCCCGACGCTCGGACGACGAGCGCACCCCGACCAACCAGCGCCACCGCGCAGGTGCGCCCCGGCCACGGCCTGGTCAACAATACCGACCTGATGGCGACCGCCGGCGCGGCCCCCGTCGTCGACCCCAACCCCTTCCCCGCATACGCCGCGCATCAAAGCGAGCTGCCGATCACCGACACCCTGCTGCCGGACGAGCCGCGGACGCAGACGCAGCACCCGGACGACGGCATCGTCGGCGGCGCCACCGGTCTCGAGTCGCTCGAGATGGGCGCCGGGCGCGTGCGCGTCGACGACAAAAAGATCATCAATTGCCACGCCGATCTCAATCAGCTCGTCCCCTTCAAATACGAGTGGGCCTGGCAGAAGTACCTCGACGCCTGCGCCAACCACTGGATGCCGCAAGAGATCAACATGAACGCGGACATCGCGCTCTGGAAGGATCCCAACGGGCTGACCGACGACGAGCGCACCATCATCAAGCGCAATCTCGGCTTCTTCTCCACTGCCGATTCCTTGGTCGCCAACAACCTGGTGCTGGCCGTCTATCGCCACATCTCCAACCCCGAGTGCCGCCAATACCTGCTGCGCCAGGCCTTCGAGGAGGCCCTGCACACCCACGCCTATCAGTACGTGGTCGAGAGCCTCGGACTGGACGAGGGCGAGATCTTCAACATGTATCGCGAGGTCCCTTCGGTCGCGCGCAAGGCCGAATGGGCCCTGCCCTACACCCAGCACCTGGCCGACCCGCACTTCAAGACCGGCACACCCGAGAACG
The sequence above is drawn from the Thiocapsa rosea genome and encodes:
- a CDS encoding ribonucleotide-diphosphate reductase subunit beta; protein product: MLNWDDPLATTGPAARAPRGTFVVDPTDAAEDWSDGPTPDARTTSAPRPTSATAQVRPGHGLVNNTDLMATAGAAPVVDPNPFPAYAAHQSELPITDTLLPDEPRTQTQHPDDGIVGGATGLESLEMGAGRVRVDDKKIINCHADLNQLVPFKYEWAWQKYLDACANHWMPQEINMNADIALWKDPNGLTDDERTIIKRNLGFFSTADSLVANNLVLAVYRHISNPECRQYLLRQAFEEALHTHAYQYVVESLGLDEGEIFNMYREVPSVARKAEWALPYTQHLADPHFKTGTPENDRKLLRELVAFYVIFEGIFFYVGFVQILSMGRRNKMTGTAEQFQYILRDESMHMNFGIDVINQIKIENPHLWSPEFKQELVTMIRDAVTMESRYAHDTMPRGVLGLNAPMFEEYLQFIANRRCAQIGLPEQYPGATNPFPWMSEVLDLKKEKNFFETRVTEYQTGGALNWD